A window of the Sandaracinaceae bacterium genome harbors these coding sequences:
- a CDS encoding sulfotransferase: MRPSNPHDPEYGSIPIFAPGVAEVKAAVMRHVKLRRLPTWALFSSVYTGVVSMLQGAQRLDDKLFPGWRDQPIREPVFIIGNARSGTTMLHRLMSIDEDTFSGMKLYQSAFNNVSVQRGLQALGDLDEKLPGHPMRAGVDLINDIMFDGWDGIHKLGIDQHEEDEATWAMGMTSITINLLSPYTEELGSMRFFDRIDPEYRARFMDFYEASIKRHLYASAPDKRFLNKNVFFTPRVRSVIERMPDARFLYLVRDPAESLPSFLSMWWEKWVSHTPEIKKDGVEAQQLIRLAFDYYEYGLDLLDDYGDEHILVVRYDELTKDPDEEVHRIYDWLGIEMSPAFKQNLYDFTHAQRCYESAHEYTLADFGLTRESVYAGAKRFCDRFGYAP; encoded by the coding sequence ATGCGGCCTTCGAACCCCCACGACCCCGAGTACGGCAGCATCCCCATCTTCGCGCCCGGTGTCGCCGAGGTGAAGGCGGCCGTGATGCGTCACGTCAAGCTGCGCCGACTGCCCACGTGGGCGCTGTTCTCCTCCGTGTACACCGGCGTGGTGTCGATGCTGCAGGGGGCGCAGCGCCTCGACGACAAGCTGTTCCCCGGCTGGCGCGATCAGCCCATTCGGGAGCCGGTGTTCATCATCGGCAACGCGCGCAGCGGCACCACCATGCTGCACCGCCTCATGTCCATCGACGAGGACACGTTCAGCGGCATGAAGCTGTACCAGAGCGCCTTCAACAACGTCTCCGTGCAGCGCGGCCTGCAGGCCCTCGGCGACCTGGACGAGAAGCTGCCGGGCCACCCCATGCGCGCCGGGGTGGACCTCATCAACGACATCATGTTCGACGGCTGGGACGGCATCCACAAGCTGGGCATCGACCAGCACGAGGAGGACGAGGCCACCTGGGCGATGGGCATGACCTCCATCACGATCAACCTGCTGTCGCCCTACACCGAAGAGCTCGGCAGCATGCGCTTCTTCGACCGCATCGACCCCGAGTACCGCGCGCGCTTCATGGACTTCTACGAGGCGAGCATCAAGCGTCACCTCTACGCCAGCGCACCGGACAAGCGCTTCCTGAACAAGAACGTCTTCTTCACGCCACGCGTGCGCTCGGTCATCGAGCGCATGCCGGACGCGCGCTTCCTGTACCTGGTGCGGGACCCGGCCGAGTCGCTGCCCTCGTTCCTCAGCATGTGGTGGGAGAAGTGGGTCTCGCACACGCCCGAGATCAAGAAGGACGGCGTGGAGGCGCAGCAGCTCATCCGCCTGGCCTTCGACTACTACGAGTACGGGCTCGACCTGCTCGACGACTACGGGGACGAGCACATCCTGGTGGTGCGCTACGACGAGCTCACCAAGGACCCCGACGAAGAGGTCCACCGCATCTACGACTGGCTCGGCATCGAGATGTCCCCAGCGTTCAAGCAGAACCTGTACGACTTCACGCACGCGCAGCGCTGCTACGAGAGCGCCCACGAGTACACCCTCGCGGACTTCGGGCTCACGCGCGAGAGCGTCTACGCGGGCGCCAAGCGCTTCTGCGATCGCTTCGGCTACGCCCCCTGA
- a CDS encoding protein kinase: MNTSTLNSWIGTVLAERYRLDALLGHGGMGAVFEAFDATLQRTVAVKVVLPERVTDAEAVARFLREARSAAAIANPGIITVHDVGQAATAHGTIPFLVMERLRGEPLAARLKRGPLSVDEARSLAVDALEALALAHDAGIVHRDIKPDNVFLRAPHGKPTILDFGIATMSEGSFVGAQLTREGQSLGTPVYMAPEQLLGERVGPAADLYAMGALLYEAVTGRPPHMAETYPALIHAKLSVTPDPTPLLARAGDGPFASTVLAALSRAPSERPESARAMAHALGSLGQITARGFGVSASLPVDALASTEAHDTPSSVPTPAPVQALTTASQSSVGTSALGRALLVLLPLALLGGTVAWLLSKSPRGRGDAPTDTSDPASGAQTAQARPTRTPTLALGVLRDFHEASGAARALLESAEVWEQCNDDFALALGEAQEPSEWVAGQALCDGFAKLLRGESAEALLRCEVAVFTRPEWADARVPLAEALFSAGRTDDAVAALRAAIRLDPSWWVPHAKLASLYARAGEFPEAIQAYRRAREVAPSEARIIDALAMTYHAAELDQLADEAAAEAIALDPEVPWAHLILAERALERDDGEAALAAAERTLASHPASVTAVLARADALALLGRDDSALRAYAQFLTLVGDSAAEATGVPAGRVELVRSALTRDELPASRTQVATTRGDGPRTTASAPRTRSTGSSRAAPRSAPRSAPADPLGGLDF, translated from the coding sequence ATGAACACGTCGACCTTGAACAGCTGGATCGGTACCGTGCTCGCGGAGCGCTACCGGCTCGACGCGCTGCTGGGGCACGGCGGCATGGGCGCGGTGTTCGAGGCCTTCGACGCCACGCTCCAGCGGACCGTCGCGGTCAAGGTGGTGCTCCCCGAGCGGGTGACTGACGCGGAGGCGGTGGCGCGCTTCCTACGCGAGGCGCGCTCGGCGGCGGCCATCGCCAACCCCGGCATCATCACGGTGCACGACGTGGGGCAGGCAGCGACCGCGCACGGGACCATCCCGTTCCTGGTCATGGAGCGTCTGCGCGGCGAGCCGCTCGCGGCGCGGCTGAAGCGCGGCCCGCTGTCCGTGGACGAGGCGCGCTCGCTCGCCGTGGATGCGCTGGAAGCGCTGGCGCTGGCGCACGACGCGGGCATCGTCCACCGAGACATCAAACCCGACAACGTGTTCCTGCGCGCGCCCCACGGGAAACCGACCATCTTGGACTTCGGCATCGCCACCATGAGCGAAGGGTCTTTCGTCGGCGCGCAGCTCACGCGCGAAGGGCAGAGCCTGGGCACCCCCGTGTACATGGCGCCCGAGCAGCTGCTGGGCGAACGCGTGGGACCCGCCGCGGACCTCTACGCCATGGGGGCGCTGCTGTACGAGGCGGTCACCGGGCGCCCGCCGCACATGGCAGAGACCTACCCCGCCCTGATCCACGCCAAGCTCTCGGTCACGCCCGACCCGACGCCGCTGCTGGCCCGGGCGGGTGACGGACCGTTCGCAAGCACGGTGCTCGCCGCGCTGTCCCGCGCCCCGAGCGAGCGTCCCGAGAGCGCGCGGGCCATGGCGCACGCCCTCGGTTCGCTAGGACAGATCACCGCAAGAGGGTTCGGCGTGAGCGCGTCATTGCCTGTGGACGCGCTGGCCTCCACGGAAGCCCACGACACGCCGAGCAGCGTGCCGACGCCGGCGCCCGTGCAGGCGCTCACCACCGCGTCGCAGTCCAGTGTCGGGACGTCCGCGCTCGGCCGCGCGCTGCTCGTCCTGCTCCCGCTGGCGCTGCTGGGAGGCACCGTCGCATGGCTCTTGTCCAAGTCTCCGCGAGGTCGCGGTGATGCCCCCACGGACACGTCCGACCCGGCGAGCGGCGCGCAAACGGCACAGGCCAGGCCAACACGGACGCCTACACTCGCGCTCGGCGTGTTGCGGGACTTCCACGAGGCGAGCGGCGCGGCCCGGGCCCTGCTCGAGAGCGCCGAGGTGTGGGAGCAGTGCAACGACGACTTCGCGCTCGCGCTCGGGGAAGCCCAGGAGCCCAGCGAGTGGGTCGCCGGACAGGCGCTCTGCGACGGCTTCGCGAAGCTGCTGCGCGGAGAGTCTGCGGAGGCCCTCCTGCGCTGCGAGGTGGCCGTGTTCACCCGCCCGGAGTGGGCCGACGCGCGCGTGCCGCTGGCCGAGGCCCTGTTCAGCGCGGGCCGTACCGACGACGCGGTCGCTGCCCTGCGTGCCGCCATCCGCCTGGACCCCTCCTGGTGGGTGCCGCACGCCAAGCTCGCGAGCCTCTACGCGCGGGCGGGCGAGTTCCCCGAGGCCATCCAGGCCTACCGTCGTGCGCGCGAGGTCGCACCGTCGGAGGCGCGCATCATCGACGCCCTGGCGATGACCTACCACGCGGCCGAGCTGGACCAGCTGGCCGACGAAGCTGCCGCGGAGGCCATCGCGCTCGACCCCGAGGTGCCGTGGGCGCACCTCATCCTCGCGGAGCGTGCGCTCGAGCGGGACGACGGTGAGGCAGCCCTGGCCGCGGCAGAGCGGACGCTCGCGAGCCACCCTGCGTCGGTGACGGCGGTGCTCGCCCGCGCCGACGCGTTGGCGCTGCTGGGACGCGACGACAGCGCGCTGCGGGCCTACGCGCAGTTCCTGACGCTCGTCGGGGACTCCGCGGCCGAGGCGACGGGCGTGCCCGCGGGGCGTGTGGAGCTCGTGCGCAGCGCACTCACGCGCGACGAGCTCCCCGCCAGCCGTACGCAAGTCGCCACGACACGCGGCGACGGTCCGCGCACCACCGCGTCAGCACCGAGGACGCGCTCGACCGGCTCCTCACGCGCCGCGCCGCGGTCGGCGCCACGCTCGGCCCCGGCGGACCCGTTGGGAGGCCTCGACTTCTGA